A stretch of DNA from Gallus gallus isolate bGalGal1 chromosome 7, bGalGal1.mat.broiler.GRCg7b, whole genome shotgun sequence:
TGGAGGGGGATGAGCGGCTGCCCAGGCTTGCCTGCAGCCAAGCACCAGCAAAGccggctgctgcagcactgccccagaGCTTCGTAGCTGCCTCCCAGAGCCCGCCCTGCCAGGGCCACACCACCCCTCCGCACCAGGAAGGCAGGTAAGTGGCTGCCGGTCTAGACAGTTTAATTGCAGCGAGGCTGAAGCAGACGCCAAGGCAGGtttgaaagctgaaatggaCGCAGTCGGATGGCAAAGCTGAGCTGGGAGGCACGCGATGAGGACTGAGGTGCCTGGCAGGCAGCGGGGGACACGGGAGCTGGTGTACCTGGAGCCTGCAGgatgcagctccctgctgtcctgcagtAGGGGACTGGCAACGGTGGCCTGCTGATCACTGGGCAAGCCAGGcggcagctgtgctgggcaagAACTCTGCTAGATCAGCGGCCAGCATgcagcagccctcagctgctGGGTAGTGCTGCGTCAATAGCCGCAGGAGCAGTGCACTATTTACAGCACAGAAACCACAGGCTTGctgtcctctcctccccccagaGCCCTGGGAACCAAGCTGATGACACACAGGTTCATCGCAAGTAATCTACCCCCCCTCATGGGGCAAGCACTACAgtgcccagctccagctgctgcctttgtgccaaaggaaaggaaaagagaagcctGCTGTGCTAGCCGGATGGATGAACAGCAAGGATGTGCCTGCAGGGAAGAAAGCTGTCCCCAGGCtagctgcagctgagcagcagtcTGTAAAGGGGATAAAACAACTGGATCAGCTTTTACTCAGCTCACTCATTTAAGCAGACGTGTAAACAAGAAGTGACAAGGAACTGGAGGGTTGTGGCACACACCCATTGTCACACGCTATTTGCATGAAGTCTGAGCTAGCTGGACAAGTGGACGTCTGTGCTACCCCCTGCCTGTTGATGCAGGGACAGATGCCAGCCAAGCCTCGTGGAGAGATGGGGATCTCTACAGATTTTTATTGATTCTTTTTAAGCTGTGGTATCAGTATCTGCTGGTGTTGTGATCCCCAGAGGCGTGCTGCATTGCCACAGAGCAGCCTTTGGCTGGGTGGAATGGTCCGACAAGCTGGCAGACCGAAAGTCAGCTGGCATGCCCAGTTTGTTACAGAAGAGGTCATCTGTTCCTAGTTCTTTGTAAACCTGAGCTGTTTCTTCCCCGatctcccacccccccccagcagTCATTGCGGAGGAAGGGGGATGCCCCGTGGGTCAGTGACCTGACCCTCCTGCAGGTTCTTGACGAGCTGAGCCAGCCAGCGCTTTGTGGTGGTGTCATCCTTCAGGACCTGGGCGAAGGTGGTGTCCTTCAGTTGGTCAGGAAGGCACTGCCTGAGAGCTTCACGTGCCCTACATCAAGAGACAAGAAACGGGGCCCAACAAATAAACTCACAGGGGCAAGAGGGGAGCAAACCCCACTGGGAACGCAACGCCAGGCCAGCAAAGGAAATGACTGAGCACGCGGTGCTCTGCTGACCAGCATGGCTCCCGTCCCTCAAGATCCCACCGAGCAAACCCCTGTGCCTGTCCTGACGCCTGTCAGCCAATAGCAGCGCAAAGCCAGAAGAGGCAGACAACAAATACATACTCAGCAGCTCTGGATAGAGCTGTTGGCCAGCTGAGGAAATATAAACCGCTTTCATGCTGAATTTCATCGATTTACTTTTACTGCTAACAGCTCACGTGATGCAGAAAAGGGAGAGCACGGCACACCTTCCAGCTCAGTCTTCCCCTCATACCCAGTCCAAGCAACGTTTGAAGTCAGGCAGCTGTAACCTGCACAGCTTGAATCTGACCAAGCTCCAAAGAGGAACACGGTACCATACAAGCTCCTGGAGCGAGCAAAaaaagccccccaaaacccacagTATTTTCCATAATGAGCTGTTTTAAGGACACACGAGGAATCTTGACTCCAGGTGGGCCACTGGCAAGAAGAGCTGTGCTTCCAAGCAGACGGGAAAAGCCCCGGCCCAAACTCCTTAAATGTTTACCTGGGGTTATCAGAAAGACGAAGGTAACAGCGGACGACGTGTTTGAGCAGCCGTGCCGACGGCTccttggagagctgcaggacCATTTTACCCTGTGTGACAGAGGCCAGTGGCAGCAGTTAGTGTTTGTCTGAACAGTTTCATGATTAGCAAACACTGGGAAAGACCATTAACTCACCCTGGCCTCCATCCAACAGAGCCCACTACCTTTCAGCTGCACAGCCATGCACAGAGCCCAGCCTGACAGCGTGCATCTCTTTCTCACACCGTGCAGGACTTTGCATGTGGTTGCAGCCTTAAACACACCCAGCCTAGTGAACACTACAGATGCCTTCACACACCTACCCTGAGTCATGTTTAGAAGTCAAATCAGATCTGCCCAGCAAGTTTTTTCCCCATGAAAGCACACTGGATAGCACTAACCATTTTCCCCATTAGCTAAATTCACCTGTGTTTGGATTTTCAGTCAGTTAGCAATTAGTGGGGGCTGCCTCAACTGCCCTCTTGGAAGCTTCCTGTTCTTAGCTATCCCCTTGACACTAAGATTTCTTCAAGATAAGGAACAACAGGTCAGAGAGCTCCTGAACAGGAATTATTAACTTGCCCTCTTAAAAGCTTCTAATACTTGCAGAGTATCTGACACATTTATCAGCAGACTAGGAAGCAACCCAGCGCCCTCAGGAGCCAGGAGTACATTATCCCTATTtttgaaacacagaacaaaCGTCTCATGAACGTTTTTATCTTTATCATGTCAGTGTTTCAATCTACTGTGGGAATATACCACAAATAGCATTTCTTCCATGCTAACATACCTTCACACATCCACGTCCTTCTGTGCTCATACCCTTCCCAGCCTCATATTCTTCCTCGGTCTCTTCCCCCCCTTACCCACCCCAGGGCTTCTAATTGCTCGCCCCTGAGCTGGATGTACTTTCAGCCAAAGCTGATCCCTTCCACAACCACAGAAGTCGTATCACATGGGATATTTTGGACATCAGCTCAGAAGCATTCGTATTTTGCTGTTCACACGTGAGCTGGGAGTTAGTTTGGGAAAACAGATGTACTAATAAATATTCCCAATGAAAGCATCAATAATTTAGGCATGGAACCAGGACTACAAAGTGCTTAACTTAAtgctgcattttctcctcctgagATTGGCTCtgtaaaaagcaaacacacacaaaagtgGGGTAATGGCTGTTCCAGAGCAGACACATATTGCTCTTTTAGCAAGCTGAAGGAAATAATCCACTGGGGCTATTACTCTTGGGATGAACAAAATATGGGTACCTAAAGCTCTCCTTCACAGGGGACAAGAAGGAATGGACAAACTGTCTGCTCTCTTTGCATTCCAACACAAGATTTAGAATCGTATGAAGAAGTTAATAGGAATCAGGTTCAAAACACACAAATTGGGGTTGGCCTTCCAAGCAGCAAACAGGAAACCTGTGTAACTCCTTGGTAAAGGACAGTGTATATGCAATTCAAGGGGAGGACTGGACAAACACTGGGGGTTACTGCATAGAAAATCCACAGCTGGTCCTGGAaatccaaaaccaaaaaatagCTGGCAGCTGGGAGGCTGTTACAAGGGCAAGTATCATACatgcttgctctgctcttactCCTTTGTTCAACCTCTTATATTCTTCTAACCTGTTGTGAGAGACAAACAGGGAAAGCAGATCCACAATCTGAACCCGTGTCACCACCTTCGCAGAAAATTAGATCAATTCACATCCCTCTTATTCTCTGGAGATGTCTACCTGATTTACCTTGAGGTCTTCATATATTACAACTAATATGTATTCTCTCAACAGGCAAACCAGAGCTATACAAAGGAAACatgcaggagcagagagctACAGAGCTACAAGCAGTTAGTCCAAGAACTGCTTGCCCATCTCACCCCATGCTCCAGCCAGAAAGCAGTAAATAGCTGCTGAAGTTGTTAACTGCTAGAGCATATATGTaactatttgttttcttaaagcagaagaaacaatcTTACCAGTATCATGGCAACATGGGAAAACCGCTCATAGGTTTGACAGATGTACGCCAGCCCTGTGTCATCCAGAAGgattttctgaagaataaaTGTAGCAACCTAGaacaggaagaaagcagagaagagaacaTATAAAAACAACTCATCTATCCCCAGAAAGAACAGTCTTTGTGCTGTGTTCTTTTCATGGCAGTCCCAGAGCTGAAAGGCCTTTCAGAAAATGCTGTACTTGATTTAAAAAGTTTAAAGCCAAAATGAAATGCAGGACACTGCACAATGGTTGGCATCTCTGGCTAAGGAAGATAGATACAAAGCACTGCATACCAGACAACTGGATGCAGGCTGTATGAAGTAGCAaccaccaggctgcccagaacagCCTCGTATTATGGCCACGCTGCTCTGGACACACAGAAAAGCAACGAGCCCTTGGCCCTGCTGTGTACACAGCAAGCTGGTTTCAGTTTTCATCTCAAGTATTACTGATTCATGACCAGACACGTGACTTCCTGGGAGAGCCCTGGTCAGATATGTCACCAGGCTTCACCAGAGAAGCACACAGACTGAAAGCTGTGGCTGGCCTGCCTGGGTCATCCGACCACAGACCTGAACTCACGGTGAAAAACAGCCTTGATCAAATGGGGTAACCAACTGGTCCAGAGTGGTGAACATCCCTATAATCACCACCACCAACAGCCGCTGTTCAACCTGAGCACTGAGTAGTTACAGCATTTGTTCTCTCAGGCAAAAGGAAAGTTAACCCAGCTCAGCACTGAAGGTTACTCTGCTGAGCTACGAAGCACAATgggtgctgagagcagcaagACCTTTCCTAGCAGAACTGCCACGCTCAAGGAACACTCAACTCAGTTTGTATTTTGAGGAGTTAAAACACCAGCAAGAGTTGCATCACCCTTTGCAACAGGATATCAGCCAACTCTGCAGGTTACAGACTGCCTGGTCAGTTGGATATAAACAACAGAAActcttaagaaaaacaacaggtACCGTCTTGGAGAGTTCACTGCCAGACTCCATAATGCGTAAGCACAGGGGGATAATTTCTGTTGTCAGTAAGAAGTTTATCACTTCTTGCTCATCAGTTTTCACCAAGGCTCcttgaaagaaaaccaaaagacaAATTTACTAAATGATAAATtgttaaaaacacaaacaaacaaagaaaaaccctcGTCTATCAAAGATGGCCCGTTCTGTGTCCTGCCAGGAATCATTAGATCTGAATGACTGACAGAACAACTCCCATCCTAAACACGCTGCAGCATGTGACTGGAGAAGATATCATTTCAGCAGCATAAAAGTAATCAAGCTGGTTTTGGAGGCtggttgtttttcagaaagGGGATACATTCTTGGCTCTCCCCCTGGTGGTAACACAACCTCCAGTGACTCACAGCCACTCAACAGCAACCTCTCAGAAGAAGAAACCTATTTCAAGACACTCTTTATGCACGGAGAGAGAAACACTCCGGGcagaaaagaggggaaaaaagaaggatgaCAGGGCAAACATACCCAAGACAATCAATgacaaaaagccaaagaaagcCCAACATGCACTCTCTCACCCCAGTCTCTCGTTAGCTGTGCTAAGGGTGAAGGCACAACAAAATTGCAGATACTTGTTCTAACAGCAAGCAAGTTTTTGGCAACTGACCCAGACTTCAAAGTTTTcttagaagtggaaaaaaaatctcacttccTATCCCAGACCTGACTTCAGTTGTGCAGGTTTCTATACCCACAGCTTTAACTGCACCCAGCTCACTAGGAAACCAGTGCTCTGCATTAGTCCTGTTGCTTACCAATCACTCCGAGGCTTGTGAGCCGCAGGTACTCAAATGGACGTGTCTTGCTAACTGTGTGCAAGAAGGGGTACAGGAAGAGAGGGATGTGAGCTGCCAAAAACGCTGACCTGTAGGACAGGGAGAACACCCAcaagagacaaagaaaacaaagtgagcACACAAACCAGAACTATCACACACAGCCTCAGACTACTCCTGACAGACaacattgctgctgctgctcctcagaatTGGGTAGCAGTTCATTCTCTGATGGTAACGTGTGAAATTAATTCTGCGTGGGGCCATGTTTGTGCATTAACTACTGATTCGGGCTGAACTAACACCAACTTTTTCCTTGCTGACATGTGCAGGAGACTGAGAAAACGTGAAGTCGGGCAGTGACTGGAAGCTGCAGGTGTGACTTTGCTTTTGCCCCTTTGCCACAGTCCCTGGGAAAGGCAGCCTAGCTCATTCCATTCTTTGGGCAGCTGGTCTCAATAACTGTAAGCTCATTAAAACAAGGATCTTGCATGTAACACTCAGCACAAAGGCAGCCTTGTCTCTGGCTGAGCTCCTAGGGTCTGTCACAACTCAATATTTTGGGAATTTGCAGGATGTTGGGATGATTCAAGGAATGCAAAGCATTCAGGACCACAATAAGGCTGTCATCCTTGTAATCCAGGCAAACAAGTGAAAGCAGCAGCCAGTTGCCTAtcttccagctctgcctgtttttccacttctcttGGTAAAAGATCAGAAAGGAATTTACATGCTTCCAGAATCAAACAGAATGGCAGAGCTGTCAACATCATCAATACACCAGAAAACTTTCATACTTGGAAATACTCACCTTGTTTCAGGATGAGATGCAACACACTGCAACAGAGCTAAAGCATTGCAGACTCTGTTGGACTGATGGGCAGTCAAGGTTGGAGGATTGATTGATGGATAAATATTTACAATTTCCTAAAAAAGTAATAAGTGAAGAAAagttaaaggaggaaaaaaataaatcagcaagCTGCACAAGAGCACTTACCCAGCAAGGAACTGTGGTGCCATGAGATTTTAGTCTGCTTTCACTAAGCACCACTCTCAAGTTACATGGCAGACACCATGCTCCAAAGGAAGTGGCAGAGTTATGCCAGAATCAGTTTGACAAGGGGTCACACAGATACAGTCAAACTTTAATTTTAGCTCCCCCCTCAAAATAAGGGCTCATTTGATTTCCCGGCTCTTTGCAGATGTGGGGATTACTCTGTTTTGAACTGCCAGAGCAAAGAGGAATGCTGTTCCTGTGCCTAGAGGCAGAGCACACCCACTTCATTCGTACCATAGCTGCTGGTACTCTTCTAACTCAATGAAGGGGAAGCAGCTGAAGGTGAAAAATCCAATGCAAAAAACTGTCTGCTTCCAACTATGGCTCCCTTACGATTTTCTTCACTTGTTTCAGGGCTGCTCTGTTTTCACAGTCTGGCATTGCCTATCCTGCaggattttccttccttcttcacaTGAAATGACTAGATTCAGCAAAGATGGGCAGACATCAGCTGTAGTTTATCCAGAGCTCAGCTGAGCAACTCAGTTTGACCAGAAATGCAGGTAGTTTTCTTTGCAAGGCACTCTGGAGCAGCGAGCTACAAGCACTCCCATGCTGCCCCGACGAGGGATCTCTGTAATGGCAACCTTTTGATCAGGCAGTACTCAAAgtgtggaaaataaagaaaaaaactccaCAACACAAAACAGAGATCTTAGGAGTAAAACTATTGTGGCTCTGTTATGACACCATACAAAAATGAGAAGACTTATCTCCAGGAAGTTCATACACAGAAGAACTTGCCTGTTCCCCTTTCAGCTGTATAAGCTATCTCACCAACAATCTTAGGGCCACCTTGGAAGTGATGATTGATAGAAAACACTAGAAACGTCCTCCTTATGTGGTTCCCCTCACCACGTGATCCAGCAGCCATCATACACAGAAATGGCACGAAGGAACTCTATCAGTGCCTCCCCAGATCCACCCCACGgacacacagagctctgcaacGTAGCAGCGCTGTGCCACGGAAcaaagctgagctctgccctACCCACCTGAAGGAGTGCTGCAATCGTGCCAAACGAGTGCCACAGCATGGGGGCAAGGTCAGGCACAGACTCACGCTTCTtgctcagctccagcagtgcaTTCTCCCTCGTCTCAGGGCTGGACAGCTCATTGATCCACTGGTAGATCTTCTCACGGTCCACCTGAGCCAGTGCTGTAGGCACAGGCTGGGAGGGAGACAAGAAAACTTCAGTCACAGCTATTTCAGTCACTTCTCACAGCCTCAAAGGTTAAGCAAAAAAAGGGCTCGAGGAAGTggctgggggagggagggactAAAGCTGCATTATGAAGCTGTGGATACGGATGATCCCTTAGATTAGGCTTACTACTTCGCCTATCTGAAATACAGCTGTTTCACTTTCTGGCCTGACTCGTTAGGGCAGTCTCCCTTAATTTGCCCGCCAACCGTTTCCTTACAACTCCATTTAGTGACATGAGAGCCGTGCTGCTGCCCAtctgtgccagcagagctcctggggaGGCCAGACATACTTCAGCCACCTATCACCCGCTCCACCTGCATTGCTTTCATGCTTCAAATGCAAGCCACAAATCCCAACTAAGTAATGCAGATGCTACCTTCTTCTCTCCGATAACAACCCGGATACTCAATGAACCCCATTGACAGGCTCCAATGGACATTAGACAAATGTTGGTGTAGTGAGAAGAAGAACAACATCAAGGCCAGCAAGTTTTCTGGGCAAAACTTAGGGAGGGCTGAGAAGAAAGGGAGAGCAAAGAAGTGGCACCActgtttctgtggaaatggCAAGGAAAAAGCCTTGCAATGAAAGCCTGTCTCGTGCCACTGCTGGCACATGGAGCACTCAGGTTGCAGACAGCTGCTCAGCAGGCCTCCTGCAGAGACAGTGTGGTGATTCAGACCAACAATTTGGAGGCAAACTTATGCATTAAAGGGAGTGCTTCATGTCCTGCACTGCCAGCAATGCTGCTACCAGCAGCTCCTTACTGAACACAAAAGAGTTGAGGAACTGACAGCAACTGGAACCAAAATGAagttcccagagctgctggagggagACCCCACGGGGGGGTGTCCAAACACacccccagagccttccctcTCTATTGCTACAGCAGTTTCCCTGCTCAGCTATCCACACATCATATTTATAATCACATCCTAAAAAGTCCTGTGGGATTTATAGTGGATTGAAGTTGTAATTTGTCTCTTTCTCTATGTAATTTAGGCTACAATATAAGCTGATGTGCTGTTACCAATCCCTACATCTCATGCCCCTAATACCTTGTACCTGCTCACCTTTCCTCCTATCCCCCTTTTCTCCTCGtctactttattttatttcattccccccccccagaaccTCATACTGAAATAATAATCTGAACAATTTTCTGTACAAGGAACACAATTCCAATGGTAACTCCGATACCAGAGCTGGGAGACAGAGGGTGAACAGACTGAGCTCATTTGTTTTCGTTTGGGATGGCAGAGTGACAAGCAGTGCAGCAGTAATGTTGTTATAATTGCGTTATCTGAAGCTTCCATCTATTTTTCTAGACTCGTCGTAAGTTTCAGTTCCTGTAAGCTTAAATATATCGACCCTTTAAAAGCACAATCGTGTGTCTATGATCCCTGGAGAGCACTACGCAGATTTTCCAGACAATTAAGTTTTTGATGCCCACTATCAGTCTCAGTGAGAACCAGTTGCTGGCCACAGGCTCCACAGTTGCTCAGTAAACGTGCCAGCTGAAATCAAAAGCCACATTTTGTCCTCATTTCCTACTTCGTTTTCGCTTCCCCTCTTCTCAGACTTAAAACTGTGGGGAACCCCAAGGGCTACGCACAGCTCTGCACGCTCTGAGGCAGCGCCCTGTCAGGCAGGCCACCTCTCGAGTCCATCAGGACTGTGCCACCTCCATACCACTGTATAGAACAGGCTGCTCCCTCAGACATCCCTGCTGATCACATCCCCAGCCACAGCTGAACAACCTGCAGTAGAGCAACAGGCTTTCCCCCCCAcgtgagcagcagctgctaggcatgctgaagaaaacagcCAACCGCCGATGCAGAATGCCACCCAATTAGATACACATgcttttaaagatatttgggtTGATCGGCAACTCAAAGAACACCAAAACGAACTTTGAACTTTACTAGCAGTGAATTCACCAGTTCAAGCTGGACTGCCCATGCCTTACTGCTACCTACAGCTACAGTGATTTGTTCTCAGCTTATTCTCCAGCCTTCAGTGTGTACCGCTGTCTTCAGATCTGGAGGCAAAGTGCCAgctctgccaccagcactgAGGGGAGAACAGTGATGCTCCAGCTTACAGCAGCTTCATCACCAGATGCTCACAAAGCCTCCCCATTCACTACTCCCCTCAGAGCAGCGTTATTTGCCTCAGGTAATACAATTCCCAGGGACTTCTGCAGAGACGAACGCCCCTCCTTGTCCCATGCAGCCCACAGGGCACCGATTGCAGCAAGAAGTGTTTCAATACGGATCCATCAGGTGGCATCGTGGATTGTGACAAATAAAtcggttgggttggaagggacctttaaaggccttCTGGTCCAACGCCCTGCAACGagcagagacacctacagctccatccgTGCTCAGGGCCCCTCCAGCCCGACCCGGAGTGTCTGCAGTGCATCCAATGCCTCTCCGGGCAACCCGTGCCACTGCCCCACCATAACGACGCCACTCTCAAGACGTAAATGCCGATCAAAAGCGTTCATTATGAGCTCGTATGCCCTTCCGCCTTCCAGAAAGCAGCGTTTTAAACCTCTCCAAAAACATCTGCCGGGAGGAAGGCTCAGAAAGCCGCTCAGCTCCCGCTACGGCCAGCCGCGCTCGTTACCCGAGCAGCACAGCCGCCTGCCGCCGCTGTGCCCGCCGGCCCGCAACGGCCCGCTCGGCCCACGCCTCTGCCGAGCGCTACGCCCGCACCGAGCGCCTGCTGGGAGAGCCGGCAAGCCAAGGGGCACACACCAAGCGCACACACAACGCCcagccgcccgcccgcccccacGCCAGGCTCCACATCCCCGCCTGCTGCCGGGCCCCGCGCGGCCCAACCCCGCCCGAGCGGCGCCGGTTACCCGAGGGGCGCTCGggcctcctcctcccttcaaTCACGCCCCCCCGCCCACGCCCGAGGAGTTCGGCCACCGAAGGAGCCCTCAGAGCCCCGCTGCCCCGAGGATCAGAGCCCTCGGGCTGCCGGCTCACCGCGGCCGTGGCCAGGCTGTGCATGGCGCCGCTGCCTCCGGGCCGCGCTCAGGAGCCCGCCGCCATAGAGACAGCACCGCGCGGAGCGCCGGGAAGGGGTCGGGGCCTCGATGGGGGGGGCGAGGCGCGCGTGCGCGCAAGgagcggcggggagcgggcCGCTGTGTGACGGCGCCTGCGCGGCGGCGGGAGGGGAAGGGCCGAGAGCGCCGCTCGGGAGCATGCGCGCGTGCGGGGCGTGCCGGGAAGGGCG
This window harbors:
- the CNOT9 gene encoding CCR4-NOT transcription complex subunit 9 — encoded protein: MHSLATAAPVPTALAQVDREKIYQWINELSSPETRENALLELSKKRESVPDLAPMLWHSFGTIAALLQEIVNIYPSINPPTLTAHQSNRVCNALALLQCVASHPETRSAFLAAHIPLFLYPFLHTVSKTRPFEYLRLTSLGVIGALVKTDEQEVINFLLTTEIIPLCLRIMESGSELSKTVATFILQKILLDDTGLAYICQTYERFSHVAMILGKMVLQLSKEPSARLLKHVVRCYLRLSDNPRAREALRQCLPDQLKDTTFAQVLKDDTTTKRWLAQLVKNLQEGQVTDPRGIPLPPQ
- the CNOT9 gene encoding CCR4-NOT transcription complex subunit 9 isoform X1, producing MHSLATAAPVPTALAQVDREKIYQWINELSSPETRENALLELSKKRESVPDLAPMLWHSFGTIAALLQEIVNIYPSINPPTLTAHQSNRVCNALALLQCVASHPETRSAFLAAHIPLFLYPFLHTVSKTRPFEYLRLTSLGVIGALVKTDEQEVINFLLTTEIIPLCLRIMESGSELSKTVATFILQKILLDDTGLAYICQTYERFSHVAMILGKMVLQLSKEPSARLLKHVVRCYLRLSDNPRCRAREALRQCLPDQLKDTTFAQVLKDDTTTKRWLAQLVKNLQEGQVTDPRGIPLPPQ